A genome region from Pleurocapsa minor HA4230-MV1 includes the following:
- a CDS encoding type II toxin-antitoxin system PemK/MazF family toxin, with the protein MVLRIRRGEIWYVRLDPAEGDETRKTRPCLVLQNDIGNKFANTTVVVPFLSLGNYPFIVNISPTSQNGLDRDRGLNLSKIRSVSIGRFNNRIGIIEDRYWTAIKKALLAECGFVQL; encoded by the coding sequence ATGGTATTGAGGATTAGAAGAGGTGAAATTTGGTACGTTCGCTTAGACCCAGCCGAGGGAGATGAAACAAGAAAAACACGACCTTGCCTAGTTTTACAAAATGATATTGGTAATAAATTTGCCAATACAACTGTAGTAGTTCCCTTTTTAAGCTTGGGTAACTATCCATTTATTGTTAATATTTCGCCTACATCTCAGAACGGATTGGATCGAGACAGAGGACTTAACTTGAGTAAAATTAGGTCGGTTTCAATTGGCAGATTTAACAATCGAATTGGCATTATAGAAGACAGATACTGGACAGCAATAAAGAAAGCTCTTCTAGCCGAGTGCGGTTTTGTTCAATTGTAG
- the dndE gene encoding DNA sulfur modification protein DndE, with the protein MQNNVGSSSKKMQPIVKRLKFSEKTRYQIIALKTKTKIPTYAAICRWGFCYSLSQDSIPSPVKLLFDSGLEISWETFIGDTGVAIPAALIQFCYQKGLPLNSESIKRQFELHLARGIAYLVGIKPSGIEEFIELTLGSNKVSPEKTANSPVESITTKIAAIDIPRPELKTLAQAKPIKLVWQINSCDEVRKGKKIRHNKK; encoded by the coding sequence ATGCAAAATAATGTAGGCAGTTCATCCAAAAAAATGCAGCCAATTGTTAAGCGCCTTAAATTCAGCGAAAAGACCAGGTATCAAATAATTGCTCTTAAAACCAAAACCAAAATTCCTACTTATGCAGCCATTTGTCGTTGGGGATTTTGTTACAGTCTAAGTCAAGATTCTATCCCTTCCCCCGTCAAACTGCTGTTTGATTCGGGTTTGGAAATTAGCTGGGAGACATTTATCGGGGATACGGGTGTTGCTATTCCAGCCGCACTCATACAGTTTTGTTATCAAAAAGGATTACCGTTAAATTCAGAGTCAATTAAACGCCAGTTTGAACTTCATTTAGCTAGAGGAATTGCTTATTTGGTAGGAATCAAACCGAGTGGAATTGAAGAATTTATCGAATTAACTTTAGGTAGTAATAAGGTATCACCAGAAAAGACCGCAAATTCTCCAGTCGAATCAATTACCACTAAAATAGCTGCGATAGATATTCCTAGACCAGAGCTAAAAACCTTGGCTCAAGCCAAACCCATAAAATTAGTCTGGCAAATAAATAGCTGCGACGAAGTACGTAAGGGGAAAAAAATAAGACACAATAAAAAATAA
- a CDS encoding PLP-dependent aminotransferase family protein yields MDFVITLDRDSNVPLYAQVAEEIRQAILQGRLKQEQKLPSSRTLAESLEISRITVTQSYDQLTSEGYLETQPGSGTYVCSQLPDHWLTNQAKERSPQNDSQLLSSLSDYGRSLIKADSSEALEPVAEISFRYGNPATEKFPVKIWRKLLSRHCHYQPAIFDYTYDPAGYLPLRKAIADYLARSRGVYCQAEQVLIINGSQQGLDLMTRLFVQPGNWVAVEEPGYISVRQCFFGQKAKIQPISLDNKGLKLDILNKCTQKFKLLYVTPSHQFPTGVVLSLSRRLALLEWAQKTGTLILEDDYDSEFRYDQSPIPALQSLDRNDSVVYLGSFSKILFPSLRIGYLVVPPALVPIVCQARWLCDRFTPLLEQYALTDFIKEGHFERYIRRIRRFYNQRRQVLVKAINEYLGERATILGENAGIHLIVQLHTQLSEEKIIKSANEVGVGMISLKPYYLQATTTKEFIFGYSSLTEAQLTEGIRRLAKIQELWQ; encoded by the coding sequence ATGGATTTTGTCATCACCCTCGATCGCGATTCCAACGTTCCTTTGTACGCTCAGGTTGCCGAAGAGATACGCCAAGCTATCTTGCAAGGAAGGCTTAAACAAGAGCAAAAACTGCCTTCTTCTCGTACCTTGGCTGAGTCACTAGAAATATCTCGCATTACTGTTACCCAAAGTTATGATCAGTTAACCAGTGAAGGATATTTAGAAACTCAACCAGGTTCTGGTACTTATGTCTGCTCTCAACTTCCCGATCATTGGTTAACAAACCAAGCAAAAGAGCGCTCGCCTCAGAACGATTCTCAACTTCTATCTTCTCTGTCTGATTATGGACGCAGTTTAATTAAAGCAGATAGTTCAGAAGCATTAGAACCAGTTGCCGAAATTAGCTTTCGCTATGGTAATCCTGCGACAGAAAAGTTTCCCGTTAAGATTTGGCGTAAATTGTTATCTCGTCATTGTCACTACCAGCCAGCAATATTTGACTACACTTACGATCCTGCGGGATATTTACCTCTAAGAAAAGCGATCGCCGATTATTTGGCTCGTTCTCGCGGTGTTTATTGCCAAGCAGAACAAGTTCTGATTATCAATGGTTCTCAGCAAGGATTGGACTTAATGACACGCTTATTCGTTCAGCCTGGAAATTGGGTTGCGGTGGAAGAACCTGGTTATATTAGCGTTCGTCAATGTTTTTTTGGACAAAAAGCCAAAATTCAGCCGATTTCTCTGGATAATAAAGGTTTGAAGCTAGATATTTTAAATAAATGCACTCAAAAATTTAAACTGCTTTACGTTACACCTTCCCATCAATTTCCGACAGGAGTGGTTTTATCTTTATCTCGAAGATTGGCTCTACTAGAATGGGCGCAGAAAACTGGTACGCTAATTTTAGAAGACGACTACGATAGCGAGTTTCGTTATGATCAAAGTCCAATTCCTGCACTACAGAGTTTAGATCGTAATGACTCAGTAGTTTATCTTGGTAGCTTCTCTAAAATTCTCTTTCCTTCTCTCCGAATTGGTTATCTAGTAGTTCCGCCTGCATTAGTACCTATTGTCTGTCAAGCAAGATGGTTATGCGATCGCTTTACCCCTTTGTTGGAACAATATGCTCTGACGGATTTTATTAAAGAAGGACATTTTGAAAGATATATTCGGAGGATACGTCGTTTTTATAATCAGCGTCGTCAAGTCTTAGTTAAAGCTATTAACGAATATTTAGGTGAACGAGCCACTATTTTAGGAGAAAATGCGGGAATTCATCTAATTGTGCAATTGCATACCCAACTTAGTGAGGAGAAGATTATTAAATCTGCAAATGAGGTTGGTGTTGGGATGATTAGTCTCAAACCTTATTATCTTCAGGCTACGACTACAAAAGAGTTTATCTTTGGCTATTCTAGTCTGACTGAGGCACAGCTCACAGAAGGTATTCGCAGATTGGCTAAGATACAGGAGTTATGGCAATGA
- a CDS encoding PriCT-2 domain-containing protein: protein MFSSPQNQQALPQYLDRERRSSAYAERYPLGGPAFLRQGTLDIKIPEYQGNLHRSQERLIQSLLKIPSYWKLIPCINKIPLGKKWQQNYYSPQFLFRSLLREGKVWVSGKKGLYQAVPNGYSLLCGYQKSDRYLVSIDCDSSQALSQFKGMNFPTTVSYSSGRPGRGQFLYYVDRPIKSFKLGNGLEVRGKNLLSTLPPSVHPITGEYHWLVSPDKMKIPTVSSLWVEYLRPKLKIQPQEPKIQSNKHKTVEELVCAINPLYADIYDDWIRVGMALKDWDEGLLGVWEEWSRNSSKYKPGECAYRWSSFNGTGVTFRTIYYYAKIS from the coding sequence ATGTTTAGTTCCCCTCAAAATCAACAAGCTTTACCTCAATATTTAGACCGCGAAAGGCGGTCAAGCGCATATGCGGAGCGGTATCCTTTAGGAGGCCCTGCCTTTTTAAGGCAGGGAACGCTTGACATTAAAATCCCAGAATATCAAGGCAATCTTCATCGCTCGCAAGAGCGTTTAATCCAAAGCCTACTTAAAATACCGAGTTATTGGAAACTCATACCCTGTATCAATAAAATACCTCTGGGTAAAAAATGGCAACAAAACTATTATTCTCCCCAATTTCTCTTCCGTTCCCTCTTAAGAGAGGGCAAAGTTTGGGTCAGTGGCAAGAAAGGATTGTATCAAGCAGTTCCCAATGGCTATAGTTTGCTTTGTGGATACCAAAAAAGCGATCGCTATCTGGTATCGATTGATTGTGATTCGAGTCAAGCTTTAAGTCAATTCAAAGGAATGAATTTTCCTACCACAGTCAGCTATAGTTCTGGAAGACCTGGGCGAGGGCAGTTTTTGTATTATGTAGATCGACCTATTAAAAGCTTTAAACTCGGTAATGGTTTAGAAGTTAGAGGTAAAAATTTACTTTCCACCTTGCCTCCATCAGTTCACCCGATTACGGGCGAATATCATTGGCTAGTTTCTCCAGACAAAATGAAAATTCCTACTGTTTCAAGTCTTTGGGTTGAGTATCTGCGACCTAAACTAAAGATTCAACCCCAAGAACCAAAAATACAGTCAAACAAGCATAAGACTGTAGAAGAGTTGGTCTGTGCTATAAATCCTCTCTATGCAGACATCTACGATGACTGGATTAGGGTCGGTATGGCTCTAAAGGATTGGGATGAGGGATTGCTTGGGGTATGGGAAGAGTGGAGTCGCAACTCAAGTAAATATAAGCCTGGAGAGTGTGCGTACCGCTGGTCAAGTTTTAACGGTACTGGGGTTACTTTTAGGACTATATATTATTACGCCAAGATTAGCTGA